The genomic segment GGGGGTCGTGGCCCGCGGCCACGGCCACGTGCCGGGCCGGACGCGCCCGCAGGGAGGCGACCATCTCGTCCAGGGTGCGGATGGGGGTCACGATGCGGCCTCCGGGTCGTAGGTGCGGGCCTCTTCCTTGCCGTTCAGGACGCGCAGGGCCCCCTGGACCAGGGCGGCCATCTCGTTCTCGCCGGGGTAGACGACCACGCGGCCGCAGTGCTCCGGGACGTACGAGCGGATCGCCGCGACCAGGCCGGCGCTGCGGGCCATGCCGCCGGTCAGCAGGATGCCGTCGACGGGCTCGTCCTGGAAGGCGGGCAGCAGCATCGCGATGTGCTTGGCGATCTGGTAGGCCATGGCGTCGAAGACCAGCGTCGCCCACTCGTCGCCGTCGGCGACGCGCCGTTCCACCTCGCGCAGGTCCGCGGTGCCGAGCAGGTCGATCAGGCCGCCGCGCCCCTTGTTCAGCAGCTTCAGCTCGGCCTTGGTGAACTCGCCGGAGAAGCAGAGCTCGATCAGCTGGCCGGTGGGCACGGTGCCGGAGCGCTGCGGCGAGAAGGGCCCCTCGCCGTTGAGCCCGTTGTTGACGTCGAGGTAGCGGCCGCGGCGGTGGGCGCCGACGGTGATGCCGCCGCCCATGTGGCAGA from the bacterium genome contains:
- the buk gene encoding butyrate kinase — its product is MLAINPGSTSTKISVYEGDLESFTKELQHDAAELAPFESRPITDQAGFRKEAVLAALAEHDLTPADLDAVAGRGGLVRPIPHGTYAVNERMLADLRAAVGGEHASNLGALIADEIRLGTDLPAFIVDPVVVDEVWEKAKITGFKAVRRLVISHALNQIATAQRFAQEHETFYERINVIVCHMGGGITVGAHRRGRYLDVNNGLNGEGPFSPQRSGTVPTGQLIELCFSGEFTKAELKLLNKGRGGLIDLLGTADLREVERRVADGDEWATLVFDAMAYQIAKHIAMLLPAFQDEPVDGILLTGGMARSAGLVAAIRSYVPEHCGRVVVYPGENEMAALVQGALRVLNGKEEARTYDPEAAS